The DNA region CCTTTTTAAAAGTAACAAAATCCCCGGCCTGAATTGAAACTTTACCCTCCTGTGTTTCAACTATTATTTCTCCTTCCAGTATCAGGCATTCTTCTTCACTGTCGTAATACCAGTCGAAACGGGATACCTCTTTTTCCCAAACAGGCCAGTTTCTGATGTTTCTTTGCTGTATTTCCTGCTTGCTT from Bacteroidales bacterium includes:
- a CDS encoding cupin domain-containing protein, which translates into the protein MDKIIIQKLSKQEIQQRNIRNWPVWEKEVSRFDWYYDSEEECLILEGEIIVETQEGKVSIQAGDFVTFKKGLSCVWQVNKAVRKHYNFK